In Janthinobacterium sp. J1-1, a single genomic region encodes these proteins:
- the rlmH gene encoding 23S rRNA (pseudouridine(1915)-N(3))-methyltransferase RlmH: MQLIIAAVGHKMPAWIETGFAEYAKRMPPELRIVLKEIKPVERSGSKTAATAMALERERIEASLPKGVRIIALDERGKDLTSVGLSQQLMAWQQDGRDTAFLIGGADGLDPALKARAEGMIRISSMTLPHGVVRVILAEQLYRAWSITQNHPYHRV; encoded by the coding sequence ATGCAGCTTATCATCGCTGCGGTCGGCCATAAAATGCCGGCCTGGATCGAGACGGGCTTCGCCGAATACGCGAAGCGCATGCCGCCGGAATTGCGCATCGTGCTGAAGGAAATCAAGCCCGTCGAGCGTTCCGGCAGCAAGACCGCCGCCACCGCGATGGCGCTGGAACGCGAACGCATCGAAGCATCGTTACCCAAGGGCGTGCGCATCATCGCCCTCGACGAACGCGGCAAGGACCTGACCAGCGTCGGCCTGTCGCAGCAGTTGATGGCGTGGCAGCAGGATGGCCGCGACACGGCTTTCCTGATCGGCGGCGCCGATGGCCTCGACCCTGCCTTGAAGGCACGGGCCGAAGGCATGATCCGTATCTCCAGCATGACCCTGCCGCACGGCGTGGTGCGCGTGATCCTCGCCGAGCAGCTGTACCGCGCGTGGTCGATCACGCAAAACCATCCCTATCACCGCGTCTGA
- a CDS encoding O-antigen ligase family protein, with product MLRLTSVCVFLFSALSLSVGSGYSLGAVVLLLSSTCLLWQRPRLGLQRQDWLLIAALLAYCLVFVASMLYHGDPGREFDMPLRALLVVPVLLLLLAYPPRPAAWWSGVAVGAIAGAALALWQFTMQDMERPQGSTSNAIHYGNVSMLLGMLSLAGLEWARARRRALAWSALLLAGCLAGVFGSILSGSRGGWVALPVCVLIISIQNARVHGLRYLAITLSTMAVLLTVGYYLPHSPIEERASIAMTQVEKFNDASNAGTSIGQRFVMWRTAWHLSSENPVLGMGRNGYMAEKQAMVAQGKLNAASLSITNAHNDYLDVLVKRGTLGLLALFGLLLLPFCLFARALRHGAASGHPFALGGVVLCTCYSIFGLTTSSLTLNIGIIMLVFPMAMLWALLRHAQRGT from the coding sequence ATGCTGCGTTTAACTTCTGTCTGCGTTTTTCTTTTTTCAGCCTTGTCCCTGTCGGTCGGCAGCGGCTACTCGCTCGGCGCCGTGGTGTTGTTACTGAGCAGCACCTGCCTGCTGTGGCAGCGTCCGCGCCTGGGGCTGCAGCGCCAGGACTGGCTGTTGATCGCGGCGCTGCTGGCGTATTGCCTGGTCTTTGTCGCCAGCATGCTGTACCACGGCGATCCGGGGCGCGAATTCGACATGCCGCTGCGCGCCCTGCTGGTGGTGCCGGTGCTGCTGCTGCTGCTGGCGTATCCGCCGCGGCCCGCAGCCTGGTGGAGCGGCGTGGCCGTCGGCGCCATCGCCGGCGCCGCGCTGGCGCTGTGGCAATTCACGATGCAGGACATGGAGCGCCCGCAGGGCTCGACCAGCAATGCCATCCATTACGGCAATGTCAGCATGCTGCTGGGCATGTTGTCGCTGGCCGGCCTGGAATGGGCCAGGGCGCGGCGCCGTGCCCTGGCCTGGAGCGCCTTGCTGCTGGCCGGTTGCCTGGCTGGCGTATTCGGCTCCATCCTCAGCGGCAGCCGCGGTGGCTGGGTGGCCTTGCCTGTTTGCGTGCTGATCATCTCCATCCAGAACGCCCGCGTCCATGGCTTGCGCTACCTGGCCATCACGCTGTCCACCATGGCCGTGTTGCTGACGGTGGGCTATTATCTGCCCCATTCGCCGATCGAGGAGCGCGCCTCCATTGCCATGACGCAAGTGGAAAAATTCAACGATGCCAGCAATGCCGGCACGTCGATCGGACAACGCTTCGTGATGTGGCGCACGGCGTGGCACTTGTCATCCGAAAACCCGGTGCTGGGCATGGGACGCAACGGTTACATGGCAGAAAAACAGGCGATGGTCGCCCAAGGCAAGCTCAACGCAGCCTCCCTGAGCATCACCAATGCGCACAATGACTATCTCGACGTGCTGGTCAAGCGCGGCACGCTGGGCCTGCTGGCCCTGTTCGGCCTGCTCCTGTTACCCTTCTGCCTGTTTGCGCGCGCCCTGCGCCACGGCGCGGCCAGCGGCCACCCGTTTGCGCTGGGCGGCGTGGTGCTGTGCACCTGCTACAGCATCTTCGGCCTGACCACCAGTTCGCTCACCTTGAATATCGGCATCATCATGCTGGTGTTCCCGATGGCCATGCTGTGGGCGCTGCTGCGCCATGCCCAGCGCGGCACATGA
- a CDS encoding retropepsin-like aspartic protease, translating into MHMQKIVTLCLLLLCASTTVAATQTVLPVTLAKGIPMVQLRLDGKTVPFVLDTGAGTSLHLTPEVAQSLTGLAYTGKQQKSIDLAGKIQLSDEFLIPALDVNGLPFAALQGVILTPWGLSLGTQKGLPANMSVLGLRFFEGKQVVFDLPAGTLQISAGDAGPPPAGWMAVTYERIDEGLLLHLADGKKTYRLVLDTAASISIIRSSAAVAFSQVAQCAFDLGPDLPCRSITLALPGGKSVSPLLMPLPDEFQADGILGTDFFMQMPVLFDLQHQLLYLRPPAG; encoded by the coding sequence ATGCATATGCAAAAAATCGTTACCTTATGCCTGTTGCTGCTGTGCGCATCAACCACCGTTGCCGCTACACAGACAGTGCTGCCCGTCACGCTCGCCAAGGGCATTCCCATGGTGCAGCTGCGCCTGGACGGCAAGACGGTGCCCTTTGTGCTCGATACGGGTGCGGGCACCAGCCTGCATCTGACACCGGAGGTTGCACAATCGCTGACGGGACTGGCCTATACGGGGAAACAGCAGAAAAGCATCGACCTGGCCGGTAAAATCCAGTTATCGGATGAATTTCTCATCCCCGCACTGGATGTCAACGGCTTGCCATTCGCCGCCCTGCAAGGCGTCATCCTGACGCCGTGGGGCTTGTCGCTGGGAACGCAAAAGGGTTTGCCGGCCAATATGTCCGTGCTGGGATTGCGTTTTTTCGAGGGCAAGCAAGTGGTGTTCGACTTGCCCGCAGGAACGCTGCAAATCAGCGCAGGCGATGCTGGTCCGCCACCGGCCGGCTGGATGGCAGTCACCTATGAACGGATAGACGAAGGACTGCTGCTGCACCTTGCCGATGGCAAGAAAACCTATCGCCTGGTGCTCGACACGGCCGCCTCCATCTCCATTATCAGGAGCTCGGCTGCCGTAGCGTTTTCACAGGTTGCACAATGCGCTTTCGATCTGGGGCCCGACCTGCCCTGCCGCAGCATCACCTTGGCGCTGCCGGGTGGCAAAAGTGTCTCGCCCTTGCTGATGCCATTGCCAGATGAGTTCCAGGCCGATGGCATACTGGGCACGGACTTCTTCATGCAAATGCCCGTGTTATTCGACCTCCAGCATCAACTGTTGTACCTGCGGCCACCCGCTGGCTGA
- the rng gene encoding ribonuclease G, whose product MNEDILINITPQETRVALILQGAVQELHIERTLTRGLAGNVYSGKVVRVLPGMQSAFIDIGLERAAFLHVADIWEARGHDGQNTTPAPIEKILFDGQVLTVQVIKDPIGTKGARLSTQISIAGRMLVYLPQDKHIGISQKIEKESERELLRTRLQSLLPADEKGGYIVRTMAEDASDADLKADVDYLRKTWSTIVHGARTRPATSLLHQDLNLAQRVLRDFVGDETATIQVDSRENYVKLREFAEIYTPSELTRLQHYTGERPLFDLYGVEEEILRALGRRVDLKSGGYLIVDQTEAMTTIDVNTGGFVGGRNFADTIFKTNLEAAHAIARQLRLRNLGGIIILDFIDMDNAEHRNAVLAELKRTLSRDRTKVSVSNFSPLGLVEMTRKRTRESLAHILCEPCPACAGKGQVKTSRTICYEILRELLREAKQFNPREFRILASQEVVDLFLEEESQHLAMLGDFIGKKISLQVENAYHQEQYDVILM is encoded by the coding sequence ATGAACGAAGACATCCTGATCAATATCACGCCGCAAGAAACCCGCGTCGCCCTCATCCTGCAAGGCGCGGTGCAGGAATTGCACATCGAGCGCACGCTCACGCGCGGCCTGGCCGGCAATGTGTATTCCGGCAAAGTGGTCAGGGTATTGCCGGGCATGCAGTCCGCCTTTATCGACATCGGCCTGGAACGCGCGGCATTCCTGCACGTGGCCGACATCTGGGAAGCGCGCGGCCACGACGGCCAGAACACCACCCCTGCCCCGATTGAAAAAATCCTGTTCGACGGCCAGGTGCTGACGGTACAAGTGATCAAGGACCCGATCGGCACCAAGGGCGCGCGCCTGTCGACGCAGATCTCGATCGCCGGCCGCATGCTGGTCTACCTGCCGCAGGACAAGCATATCGGCATCTCGCAAAAAATTGAAAAAGAGTCCGAGCGCGAACTGCTGCGCACGCGCTTGCAAAGCCTGCTGCCGGCGGACGAAAAAGGCGGCTACATCGTGCGCACCATGGCCGAAGACGCCTCCGACGCCGACCTGAAAGCGGACGTGGATTATTTGCGCAAGACCTGGAGCACCATCGTCCACGGCGCTCGCACGCGCCCCGCCACCAGCCTGCTGCACCAGGATCTGAACCTGGCCCAGCGCGTGCTGCGCGACTTCGTCGGCGACGAGACGGCCACCATCCAGGTCGACTCGCGCGAGAACTACGTCAAGCTGCGCGAATTCGCCGAAATCTATACCCCCAGCGAACTGACGCGATTGCAGCATTACACGGGCGAGCGCCCGCTGTTCGATCTGTATGGCGTGGAAGAAGAAATTTTGCGCGCGCTGGGCCGCAGAGTCGACCTCAAGTCCGGCGGCTATCTGATCGTCGACCAGACCGAAGCGATGACCACCATCGACGTCAACACAGGCGGCTTTGTCGGCGGACGCAATTTTGCCGACACCATCTTCAAGACCAACCTGGAAGCGGCCCACGCCATCGCGCGCCAGCTGCGCCTGCGCAACCTGGGCGGCATTATCATCCTCGACTTCATCGACATGGACAACGCCGAGCACCGCAACGCCGTGCTGGCCGAACTCAAACGCACGCTGTCGCGCGACCGCACCAAAGTCTCGGTCAGCAACTTCTCGCCCCTGGGCCTGGTCGAAATGACCCGCAAGCGCACGCGCGAGTCCTTGGCCCACATCCTGTGCGAACCCTGCCCCGCCTGCGCCGGCAAGGGACAAGTGAAAACCTCGCGCACCATCTGCTACGAAATCCTGCGCGAACTGCTGCGGGAAGCGAAACAGTTCAACCCGCGCGAATTCCGCATCCTGGCGTCGCAGGAAGTGGTGGATTTGTTTTTGGAAGAAGAATCGCAGCACCTGGCGATGCTGGGGGACTTTATCGGCAAGAAGATTTCGCTGCAGGTGGAGAATGCTTATCATCAGGAACAGTATGATGTGATACTGATGTAG
- the hemF gene encoding oxygen-dependent coproporphyrinogen oxidase — MSSTPSPSAVKAYLLDLQSRIVQALEAQDGKPFLTDSWQRPEGGGGISRLIEEGNVFERGGVNFSHVTGAALPPSAAAARPELGGKPWEAMGVSLVLHPRNPYAPTVHMNVRFFSTVNADNEPVWWFGGGMDLTPYYGNVDDVKHFHRVCHDALEPFGDGLHPKFKAWCDEYFYLKHRKEPRGVGGIFFDDFNALGFDDSFAMMRSAGDAFIDAYVPILARRKDTQYGERERDFQAYRRGRYVEFNLVFDRGTHFGLQSGGRTEAILMSMPPIVKWRYDWHPEENSPEAALYTDFLVHRDWLRT; from the coding sequence ATGTCGTCCACTCCCTCCCCTTCGGCTGTCAAAGCCTATTTGCTCGATTTGCAAAGCCGTATCGTGCAGGCGCTCGAAGCGCAGGATGGCAAGCCTTTCCTGACCGACAGCTGGCAGCGTCCGGAAGGCGGCGGCGGCATTTCGCGCCTGATCGAGGAAGGCAATGTGTTCGAGCGGGGCGGCGTGAATTTTTCGCACGTCACCGGCGCCGCGTTGCCACCATCGGCGGCTGCCGCGCGCCCTGAACTGGGTGGCAAACCGTGGGAAGCGATGGGCGTGTCGCTGGTGCTCCATCCGCGCAATCCGTACGCGCCGACGGTGCACATGAACGTGCGTTTTTTCAGCACGGTGAACGCCGACAATGAACCGGTATGGTGGTTCGGCGGCGGCATGGACCTGACGCCGTATTACGGTAACGTGGACGATGTAAAGCACTTTCACCGGGTGTGCCATGATGCCCTTGAACCGTTTGGCGACGGGCTGCATCCGAAGTTCAAGGCCTGGTGCGACGAGTATTTTTATTTGAAACACCGCAAGGAGCCGCGCGGCGTGGGCGGCATCTTTTTCGATGACTTCAACGCCCTGGGCTTTGACGACAGCTTCGCCATGATGCGCAGCGCCGGCGATGCGTTCATCGACGCCTATGTGCCTATTCTGGCGCGCCGCAAGGACACCCAATACGGCGAGCGCGAACGCGATTTCCAGGCCTACCGGCGCGGCCGCTATGTCGAGTTCAACCTGGTGTTCGACCGCGGCACGCATTTCGGCCTGCAGTCGGGTGGACGTACCGAGGCGATCCTGATGTCGATGCCGCCCATCGTCAAGTGGCGCTACGACTGGCATCCGGAAGAGAACAGCCCTGAGGCGGCGCTGTACACCGACTTTCTCGTGCATCGCGACTGGCTGCGAACGTGA
- a CDS encoding LacI family DNA-binding transcriptional regulator, translating into MTNKNPTLSDVARATGVHFSTVSRVMNPETRQKVSAEVAKRVLAEAARLGYRPNRAASTLVTRKSRIIGVVLPDITNAVFPPILLGIEEGLRKHGYLAIVANVGADEEEQLFVINRLLGQQVDGLILATARRDDPVIKMCMAQNVPVVTVNRSDENGVASCVVSDDVVGMRLAVGHLLALGHRHIAHIAGPENLSTGHVRRTGFLAAIEASELDASQAFVFESSGYSRECGKAALLELLRQSPQTTAVVTGSDLVAIGCYDAIRELGLNCPEDISVVGHNDMPYMDMIRPPLTTIRIRHHGIGAEAARLILQTIDAPDSSVVDVRLKPELVVRESTAPPRS; encoded by the coding sequence ATGACAAACAAGAACCCCACCCTAAGCGACGTTGCGCGGGCCACCGGCGTGCACTTTTCCACCGTGTCGCGCGTGATGAACCCGGAAACGCGGCAAAAGGTCAGCGCCGAAGTCGCCAAGCGCGTGCTGGCCGAAGCTGCCCGGCTCGGCTACCGCCCGAACCGCGCCGCCTCGACCCTGGTCACGCGCAAGTCGCGCATTATCGGCGTGGTCTTGCCCGACATTACCAACGCCGTGTTTCCCCCGATTCTGCTGGGCATCGAGGAAGGCTTGCGCAAGCACGGCTACCTGGCCATCGTTGCCAATGTCGGCGCCGACGAGGAAGAACAATTGTTCGTCATCAATCGCCTGCTGGGCCAGCAGGTCGACGGCCTGATCCTGGCCACCGCGCGGCGCGACGACCCCGTCATCAAGATGTGCATGGCCCAGAACGTGCCGGTGGTCACCGTCAACCGCAGCGACGAAAATGGCGTGGCTTCCTGCGTGGTCAGCGACGATGTGGTCGGCATGCGCCTGGCCGTCGGCCACCTGCTGGCGCTGGGCCACCGCCATATCGCCCATATCGCCGGCCCGGAAAACCTGTCCACCGGCCATGTGCGCCGCACGGGTTTCCTGGCCGCCATCGAAGCCAGCGAACTGGACGCTTCGCAAGCGTTCGTGTTTGAAAGCAGCGGCTATTCGCGCGAATGCGGCAAGGCGGCGTTGCTGGAACTGCTGCGCCAGTCGCCGCAGACCACGGCCGTCGTCACCGGCAGCGACCTGGTGGCGATCGGCTGCTACGACGCCATCCGCGAGCTGGGCCTGAACTGCCCGGAAGATATTTCCGTGGTGGGCCACAACGACATGCCGTATATGGACATGATCCGCCCGCCACTGACCACCATCCGCATCCGCCACCACGGCATCGGCGCCGAAGCGGCGCGATTGATCCTGCAAACCATCGACGCGCCCGATTCCTCGGTGGTCGACGTGCGCCTGAAACCGGAACTGGTGGTGCGCGAATCGACGGCGCCGCCCCGCTCTTGA
- a CDS encoding LysE family translocator, giving the protein MQDFLLIAGAHFLALLSPGPDFFLVARSSLAHGWRGASGACIGIALANGVFIVAAFGGLSVLRAGSVAFMVVQLAGCAYLFYLGWLFLRHAGKSSLEAKPGTGKAHWRGGLMMGFVSAILNPKNALFYVSLAAVLASRHTSAGAMVAYGAWMVFAVLAWDMAVALAIGSATLRQRFARALPLLERLSGVMLIALATGLLVQAAGSR; this is encoded by the coding sequence ATGCAAGATTTTCTTTTGATCGCCGGCGCCCACTTTCTGGCGCTGCTGTCGCCCGGTCCCGATTTCTTTCTTGTTGCCCGCAGTTCGCTGGCGCATGGCTGGCGCGGCGCCAGCGGCGCCTGCATCGGCATTGCGCTGGCCAATGGCGTGTTTATCGTGGCGGCGTTTGGCGGCTTGTCGGTGCTGCGGGCCGGCAGCGTGGCCTTCATGGTGGTGCAGCTGGCGGGATGCGCCTATCTGTTCTATCTGGGCTGGCTGTTCCTGCGCCATGCGGGCAAGAGCAGCCTGGAAGCAAAGCCCGGCACCGGCAAGGCGCACTGGCGCGGCGGTTTGATGATGGGCTTTGTGTCGGCCATCCTGAATCCGAAGAACGCGCTGTTCTATGTCAGCCTGGCGGCCGTGCTGGCCAGCCGGCACACCAGCGCGGGGGCGATGGTGGCGTATGGCGCGTGGATGGTATTTGCCGTATTGGCGTGGGATATGGCGGTGGCGCTGGCGATCGGCAGCGCCACCCTGCGCCAGCGCTTTGCACGGGCCCTGCCGCTACTGGAGCGGCTGTCGGGCGTCATGCTGATTGCGTTGGCGACAGGGCTGCTGGTTCAGGCTGCCGGATCGAGGTAA
- a CDS encoding AraC family transcriptional regulator, whose translation MRASDSTATFWRDPVLPHIVTRRACHSRACYKAHSHPTFSIGAVDAGGSVFTGSGDAAVRLAPGSLVLVPAGCVHACNPLPDMAWSYQMLHLDAHWLQQHAPALDGDTARVLHCPDLYAQFCAMNALLFSAAGAEEKDLALLAFLAACAGTAADALPSAYKPVPRQLEPVLAVLQAQPLASLQQLAQAAGLSRYQLIRAFRAATGMTPHAYQLNAHINRARSGLQSGTALAQLAHELGFADQSHFQRVFKAHAGITPGRYRS comes from the coding sequence ATGCGTGCCAGCGACAGCACTGCCACCTTCTGGCGCGACCCCGTCTTGCCCCACATCGTAACCCGCCGCGCCTGCCACAGCCGCGCCTGCTACAAGGCCCACAGCCACCCGACGTTCTCCATCGGCGCCGTCGATGCGGGCGGCAGCGTATTTACGGGCAGTGGCGATGCGGCAGTCAGGCTGGCGCCGGGCAGCCTGGTGCTGGTGCCGGCCGGTTGCGTCCATGCCTGCAATCCCCTGCCCGACATGGCGTGGAGCTACCAGATGCTGCACCTCGATGCGCACTGGCTGCAACAGCATGCGCCGGCGCTCGATGGCGACACGGCGCGAGTATTGCATTGCCCTGATCTCTATGCGCAGTTCTGCGCGATGAATGCGCTGCTGTTTTCAGCAGCAGGCGCAGAAGAAAAAGATTTGGCGCTGCTGGCGTTTCTGGCCGCTTGCGCCGGCACCGCTGCCGATGCGCTGCCTTCGGCATATAAACCCGTACCGCGGCAGCTTGAACCCGTGCTTGCTGTGCTGCAGGCGCAGCCCCTGGCCAGCCTGCAGCAACTGGCGCAAGCTGCAGGACTGAGCCGTTATCAATTGATCCGCGCCTTTCGCGCCGCCACCGGCATGACGCCGCATGCATATCAGCTCAATGCCCATATCAACCGCGCGCGCAGCGGCCTGCAGTCAGGGACGGCCTTGGCACAACTGGCCCATGAGCTGGGCTTTGCCGACCAGAGCCATTTCCAGCGCGTGTTCAAGGCCCATGCGGGGATTACGCCGGGTCGCTACCGCAGTTAG
- a CDS encoding Maf family protein — protein MKPADNKIYLASKSPRRRELLRQIGIDFELLLLRSDGPRGADVTEEVLPGESALDYVARVANEKAAFALNVVRLRHLPPRPVLAADTTVTIDGVILGKPADRAEAIAMLEQLSGRTHQVLTSIAVHGNGIAEQRTQISQVRFGVLSAASIAAYCATPEPYDKAGAYGIQGSAALFVEHIEGSHSGIMGLPLYETAQLLRQAGLPLP, from the coding sequence ATGAAACCGGCTGACAACAAGATCTACCTGGCGTCGAAAAGCCCGCGCAGGCGCGAACTGCTGCGCCAGATCGGCATCGACTTCGAACTGCTGCTGCTGCGCAGCGACGGCCCGCGCGGCGCCGACGTGACCGAGGAAGTGCTGCCCGGCGAATCGGCGCTCGACTATGTGGCGCGCGTCGCCAATGAAAAGGCGGCCTTTGCGCTCAATGTGGTGCGCCTGCGCCACCTGCCGCCACGCCCGGTGCTGGCGGCCGACACCACCGTCACCATCGACGGCGTTATCCTCGGCAAGCCGGCGGATCGCGCAGAGGCCATCGCCATGCTGGAGCAATTGTCCGGCCGCACGCACCAGGTGCTGACCTCGATCGCCGTGCATGGCAACGGCATCGCCGAGCAGCGCACGCAGATCTCGCAGGTACGCTTCGGCGTGCTGTCCGCCGCCTCGATCGCCGCCTATTGCGCCACGCCGGAACCGTACGACAAGGCCGGCGCCTACGGCATCCAGGGCAGCGCCGCGCTGTTCGTCGAGCATATCGAAGGCAGCCATTCCGGCATCATGGGCCTGCCCCTGTACGAGACGGCGCAATTGCTGCGGCAAGCGGGTTTGCCCCTGCCCTGA
- the rsfS gene encoding ribosome silencing factor, with product MDIKKLQTLVVDALEDVKGQDIAVFDTVHLTSLFDRIAIVSGTSNRQTKALAASVRDKVKEAGGEIIGMEGEDTGEWVLVDLGDMIVHIMQAPIRAYYRLEEIWGDKPVKLGAAKRAPKKAAGDEPKKVSGHLAASKANVEATPVIEKKAPAKKAAATTAAKKAPAKKAVASKAVGKTVKVAPTKTETAAVKALKALPEKKVRAPRAAKPAADAAPAKTVIKRIKKVEE from the coding sequence ATGGACATCAAAAAACTGCAAACCCTCGTCGTTGACGCCCTCGAAGACGTCAAAGGCCAAGACATCGCCGTATTCGACACGGTCCACCTGACCAGCCTGTTCGACCGCATCGCCATCGTTTCCGGTACCTCGAACCGCCAGACCAAGGCGCTGGCCGCTTCGGTACGCGACAAGGTCAAGGAAGCCGGCGGCGAAATCATCGGCATGGAAGGTGAAGACACCGGCGAATGGGTACTGGTCGACCTGGGCGACATGATCGTCCACATCATGCAAGCGCCGATCCGCGCCTACTACCGCCTGGAAGAAATCTGGGGCGACAAGCCGGTCAAGCTGGGCGCCGCCAAACGCGCGCCGAAAAAAGCCGCAGGCGACGAGCCGAAAAAGGTCAGCGGCCACCTGGCAGCAAGCAAGGCCAATGTCGAAGCGACGCCAGTGATCGAGAAAAAAGCGCCGGCCAAAAAAGCTGCCGCCACCACCGCCGCCAAGAAAGCACCGGCCAAGAAAGCCGTCGCTTCCAAAGCCGTCGGCAAGACCGTGAAAGTGGCGCCAACCAAGACCGAGACGGCCGCCGTCAAGGCCCTGAAAGCGCTGCCGGAGAAAAAAGTCCGTGCACCGCGCGCGGCCAAACCGGCAGCCGATGCGGCACCGGCGAAAACCGTCATCAAGCGTATCAAAAAAGTCGAAGAGTAA
- a CDS encoding nicotinate-nucleotide adenylyltransferase, whose product MTKNAAACVALLGGSYDPVHTGHVALGSYFSRLLQADTLRVIPAGAPWQKGRLGATCEQRAEMTRLAFSSLPLPVMIDLQEIERSEQGQPSYTIDTLRQVRAELGPQASIVFLMGADQLQRLDTWRAWQQLFEYAHICVAARPGFALNGTAMPPAVAQEFARRLGTLSSIRNTPHGLTYLAQDFAVDISATEIRAALQRGFPANELVSPLVLDYIEQHNLYKS is encoded by the coding sequence GTGACGAAAAATGCTGCGGCGTGCGTTGCGCTGTTGGGCGGCAGTTACGATCCGGTGCATACGGGCCATGTCGCGCTGGGGTCGTATTTTTCCCGTTTGCTGCAGGCCGATACACTGCGCGTGATACCGGCCGGCGCGCCGTGGCAAAAGGGCCGCCTGGGCGCCACCTGCGAACAGCGCGCCGAGATGACGCGGCTGGCGTTCTCAAGCCTGCCGCTGCCGGTGATGATCGATCTGCAGGAAATCGAACGCAGCGAGCAGGGCCAGCCCAGCTACACCATCGATACCCTGCGCCAGGTGCGCGCCGAACTGGGGCCGCAAGCATCCATCGTGTTCCTGATGGGCGCCGACCAGCTGCAGCGGCTCGATACCTGGCGCGCATGGCAGCAATTATTTGAATACGCCCATATCTGCGTCGCGGCCCGCCCCGGCTTCGCGTTGAATGGCACGGCGATGCCGCCGGCAGTCGCGCAGGAGTTTGCGCGCCGCCTGGGCACGCTCAGCAGCATCCGCAACACGCCGCACGGTCTGACTTATCTGGCACAAGACTTCGCGGTGGATATCTCCGCCACCGAAATACGTGCGGCATTACAACGGGGGTTTCCGGCAAACGAGCTTGTTTCCCCGCTAGTGCTAGACTATATTGAACAACACAATTTATACAAAAGCTAA